A genomic stretch from Falco naumanni isolate bFalNau1 chromosome 8, bFalNau1.pat, whole genome shotgun sequence includes:
- the DBI gene encoding acyl-CoA-binding protein, with translation MTEAAFQKAAEEVKQLKSQPTDQEMLDVYSHYKQATVGDVNTDRPGMLDFKGKAKWDAWNALKGMSKEDAMKAYIAKVEELKGKYGI, from the exons ATGACTGAG GCCGCGTTTCAGAAGGCCGCCGAGGAGGTGAAGCAGCTCAAGTCCCAGCCTACGGACCAGGAGATGCTCGACGTCTACAGCCACTACAAACAGGCCACGGTGGGCGACGTGAACACGG ACCGCCCTGGTATGCTGGACttcaaaggcaaagcaaagtGGGATGCCTGGAATGCATTGAAAG GAATGTCCAAAGAAGATGCAATGAAAGCTTACATAGCGAAAGTGGAAGAACTAAAGGGCAAATATGGCATCTGA